The Deinococcus depolymerans genome contains the following window.
AGATCCTCAAGACCCTCTACCGCGGCGCCCGCATCCTCATCCTGGACGAACCGACCGCCGTCCTCACCCCCAGCGAGACCGACGAACTGTTCGACTTCCTGAAACACCAGTACGCCGCCAGCGGCAACGCCGTGATCTTCATCAGCCACAAGCTGCACGAGGTCCTGCACATCAGTGACACCATCAGCGTCATCCGGGACGGCCGCATGATCGGCACCATTCCGACCCAGGGCGCCACGACCGAACTGCTGGCCCGCATGATGGTGGGCCGCGACGTCACCCTGAAGGTCAACAAGGCCCCCGCCCAGCCCGGCGCCGTCGCGCTGGACGTGCAGAACGTCACCGTCAAGGGTGAACACGGCAACGCCGTGGACGGCGTGAGTTTCCAGGTGCGCGCCGGCGAGATCGTCGGCATCGCCGGCGTGGAAGGCAACGGCCAGAGCGAACTGGTCGAGGCGATCACCGGCCTGCAGGCCTACCAGGGCCAGATCACGTACCTCGGCAAGGTCGCGCGCGGCGTGCGCGAGGTCGAGGCGTCCGGCCTGTCGCACGTGCCCGAAGACCGCAACGAGCGCGGTCTGGTCCTCGAGATGACCACCGCCGAGAACTTCATCCTGGGGGAGCAGGACCGCGCGCCCTTCGCCGGACCGCTGGGCTTCCTGAACCGCGAGGTCATCGAACAGAACGCCCGTGACCTGAGCGAGAAGTACGACGTGCGCCCCCGCTCCACCAGCCTGCCGGCGGGCCGCTACTCCGGCGGGAACGCCCAGAAGATCATCGTCGCCCGCGAGATGCGCAAGGGCCCCAGGATCCTGGTCGCCAGTCAGCCCACCCGCGGCGTGGACATCGGCGCCATCGAGTTCATTCACGCCCGCATCGTCGAGGCGCGCGACCAGGGGCTGGCCGTGCTGCTCGTCAGCGCCGACCTGGGCGAGGTCATGAACCTCGCCGACCGCATCCTGGTCATGTACGAGGGCAAGGTCGTCGGCGAGGTGGACGCCGCCCACGCCACCGACACGCAACTGGGCCTGCTCATGACCGGCAGCGGCGAGGCCATGAACACCCAGGTCAGCTGGCAGGAGTGATACGGACTCCGATTGAATGGCTGACAAAGCCGTTCAATCAGAGCGAAGCGAGGAGGAGAGAAACGGGTTCCGGACGTGGAGCCGGCAATCCGGTGCAGTTCCGGATTGTTGGCGAAACAACCGGAGTCCGTATCAGTTCACCGGTTCAGGCTCCGTGTGGGCGGTGGGTTTGCCGGTCAGGTTGATGCCGGCGCTGGCGGCGATCACGCACAGCATGGCGATCCACTGCGCGGCGCCCAGACGTTCACCCAGGAACAGCAGGCCGCTCAGGGCGGCGATGGCCGGTTCGACGCTCATCATCACGCCGAACACGCGGGCGGGAATGGCGCGCAGCGCCCGCATCTCCAGGGTGTACGGCAGGGCGCTGGACAGCACGGCCACGCCCAGGCCGAGCAGCAGTGAGCCGGGTGCCAGCAGTTTCGGGCCGGCCTCGGCCACGCCGAAGGGCAGGGTCACGATGGCCGCCACGATCATGCCCGCCACCACGCCGGTCGTGCCGGGCACGCGCCGCCCCACCGCGCCGCCCGCCAGGATGTACAGCGCCCAGAACGCACCCGCCAGCAGCGCCAGCCCGATCCCGACCGGGGAGACGGCCTCGGCGGCGCCGCCCGTCAGCTGATGTCCCAGCGGTGAGATCAGCGCGATGCCCACCCCGGCCAGGACGACCCACGCGACGTCCAGGGCGCGGCGGGACAGCAGCAGCGACAGCGTGAGCGGCCCGATGAATTCCAGCGTCACGGCCAGCCCCAGCGGCAGGGTCCGCAGGGCTTCGTAGAACGCGAGGTTCATCAGGCCCAGCGCCGCGCCGTACGGCACGATGGCCGCCCATTCGGCCCGGCGCAGCTGCCGCAGGGCGGGGCGCAGCACCAGGGTCAGCAGGGCGGCGGCCAGGGTCACGCGGACGGTCGTGGTGCCGGCGGCACCCAGCGTCGGGAACAGCGTCTTGGCGAAGGCGGCGCCACCCTGAATGCTGAGCATGGCGAGCAGCAGCGCCGGAATGGGCGGCAGGTCCGGCCGGGGGCGGGCAGCAGAGCGGGCAGCAGTCATGCCGGGCATTAGAGCACCTGCCCCTCCCCGGGCTGGCGGCGGGCGCTAGAGCAGTTGCCATAGAGAGGCCGTCTGCATGGCCGGGCGGACCTGTCACGCTCCGCAGGAGAGCGGGTGAAGGTTCACGGGCAGGAGGACTGGAACAGAGGCGAGGCAGAGACTGGAGGCACCGGACGTCTGTTGTTCCGACGCCTCCAGTCGGAGAACGGCTCTAGAACACGTTCCGTGCGCGTCTGCGCTGCGGCGCCCCCACAGGTTCGCCGCGGATTTCCCGCAGGGCCTGCCCCCACCATTCAACCGGAGTCCGTTTCATACGGACTCCGATTGAATGGGCTGCAAAGACCATTCAATCCGAGCGGATGCGACTCGCAGAGCTGCCCCGCATAGTAGGAGAGAAACGGATTCCGGACGTGGAGTTGGCAGATCGGTGGTGTTCCGATCTGTCAACGAAATAAACGGAATCCGTATCAGTCGCGCGCCGGTCCTTCCGGTGTCCCCTTGTCCGGTGTCTGCACCTGCGGCGCGGCCTTCCGTTCGGCCAGGACGCGCCCGGCGATATTGAAGCCGTTCAGCCCGGCGGGCACCCCGGCGTAGATGGCGACCTGATGGAGTACGTCGCTCAGGTCGCGTTCGCTCACGCCACTGTTGGGGGTGGCGCGCAGGTGCCCTTCGAGTTCGCGGTCACGGCCCAGCGCCGCCAGGATGCCCAGCGTGACCATGTGCCGCTCGCGGTCGGTCAGGCCGCCGCGGCCCCACACGGCGCCCCAGGCGTACTCGGTCAGGAACCGCTGGAAGTCCGCGCCGAAGGCGTCCGGGTCGCCCGCGAAGGCGCGGTCCACGAAATCCTGCCCCATGAGTTGCGCCCGCTTCTGCTTGCCGCGCGTGAGCAGTTCGCTGTCCTGCGGGCCGGTTCCCGGAGCGTCCGTGTGGTCGTTCATGCTCCACGCTACCCGCTGCGGGCATGTGTGGGTGTCATGCGGACTCCGATTGAATGGGTGGCAAAGACCGTTCCATCCGGGCGGAGCCAGACGGCAGTCCGTCTCATACGGATTCCGTCTGTTTCGTTGACAGATCGGAACGGCACCGGGTCGTCAACTCCACGTCCGGAACCCGTTTCTCTCCTACTCGCATCCGCTCGGATTGAATGGCTTACAGAGCCGTTCTATCGGAGTCCGTGTCACCCCGTGAAGGGCAGGGGAGACGCAGGGCCGTTCCCGAAACAGGGCCGCCCCCCGCGGACTGGGCGGGGGGCGGCGTGGGGTCAGTCCGGGCGGATCAGGTCCGCTTGATCAGGCCCACTTGATCAGGCCGGCTTCCAGGTCGTTGCTCAGGCCCTCCACGGCCGGGAACATGCGCACGCCGACCGAGTACAGCCCGCTCTCGTTCAGGGGCACGTCGGCGCTGAAGGTGCCGTCGCCGCGGCTGGTCAGCGGCACGCGGGTCAGCTGGCCGGCGCGGTTCAGGACGGCTTCCACCCGCAGTTCGTTCAGGTTGATGCCGGCCGGGTTCACGGTTGCCGTGACCGGCACGGTCTGGCCGGGCTGGCTGGTGGCGGGCAGACTGGCCTGGGCGTTCAGGGCCGTGTAGGGCCACTGCTGACGCACCCAGCCTTTCCAGCTGGCGATCTCGCGGGCGCGTTCGCTGTGGCGGGCGGCGAGGGCCGCGCCGCGCTCGGCGATGGGCCGGTAGTACTTCTGCACGTAGTCGATCACCTGACGCTGCATCGAGAAGCGGGGGCTGCAGGTCTCGATGGCGCGGCGGACGGTGTGCGCCCAGGATTCGGCGCCCTCGCGCTGCCCGTAGTAGCGGGGCGCGATCTCGGTCTCGATGGTCTGGTACATGCTGAAGGCGTCGGCGTCGTCCTGCACGTTCAGGTCGGCGTACTCGCGTTCCTCGCCGATGGGCCAGCCGTTCGTGCCGTCGTAGCCTTCACGCCACCAGCCGTCGAGGATGCTCAGGTTGGGGCTGCCGTTGAAGCTGGCCTTCATGCCGCTGGTGCCGGACGCTTCCAGGGGGCGGCGGGGGTTGTTCAGCCAGATGTCCACGCCCTGCACGAGGTGACGGGCGACGTGCATGTCGTAGTTCTCCAGGATCACGATTCGGCCGCGGAATTCGGGTTCCTGGCTGAGTTTGTAGATCTCCTGGATGAAGGCCTTGCCGGGGTTGTCGGCGGGGTGGGCCTTGCCGGCGAACACGAACTGCACCGGGCGTTCCGGGTGGTTCACGATGCGGCTGAGGCGTTCGCGGTCACGGAACAGCAGCGTGGCGCGTTTGTACGTGGCGAAGCGGCGGGCGAAGCCGATGGTCAGGGTGTTCTCGTCGAGCAGGGTGTCGGTGGCGGCGACGTCGGCGGCCGAGGCGCCGTTGCGGAGCTTCTGCTCGCGCATGCGGCCGCGCACGAAGGTGATCATGTCGCGTTTCATGTCGCGCTGCACGTCTTGCAGCTGCTGGTCGGTCAGCTTCTCGACTGCCTGCCACATCTGCTCGTCTTCGAGGCGTTCGGTCCAGTCGGCGGGCAGGACGGTCGAGAGCAGGTCGCGCATGGCCTGGCTGGTGAAGGTGAGGTTGTGCGCGCCGTTCGTGACGTGCCCGATCGGGACTTCCTCGGTCTGCGCGCCGGGGTACAGGAACTTCCACATGTCGCGGCTGACCTCGCCGTGCAGTTCGGACACGCCGTTCGCGGCGCGGCTCATGTTCAGGGCGAACACGGTCATGGAGAAGGTGGGGACGAGGTGGCCGTCCCACATCTGCTCGTGCTCGGCCAGCCGGTACAGTTCGTCGCGGCTGGTGGCGAGCTGCGCGGGCCACGCGCCGATGTAGCGGTCCATCAGGTCGTACGCGAAGGCGTCGTTGCCGGCGGGGACGGGCGTGTGCGTGGTGAACAGGGTGGAGCTGGCGACGGTTTCCACGGCGGTGCGGAAATCCAGGCCCTGCGCGACGTACTCGCGGGTGCGTTCCAGGCCCAGCAGGGCGGCGTGGCCCTCGTTCATGTGGTACACGTCGCCGGGGATGTTCAGCAGCCTGAGGGCGCGGATGCCGGCCACGCCGAGCAGCACGTACTGCTGCACGCGCAGTTCCTGGTTGCCGCCGTACAGGCGGGCGGTGAGTTTGCGGTCCTCCTCGCTGTTCTCGGGGACGTTGGTGTCGAGCAGCAGCACGCGGATGCGGCCGACGTTCAGGTTCCACACGCGCGAGTGAACGGTGCGGTTGCCGATCACGACGCTCACGCGCGTCTCCTCGCCGCTGTGGGTCAGGGCGGGGGTGATGGGCAGGGTGGTCAGGTCGAGTTCGTCGTAGGTTTCGTTCTGCCAGCCTTCGCGGTCGAACAGCTGCGTGAAGTACCCCTGGTGGAACAGCAGGCCGACCGCCGTGAAGGGAATGCCGAGGTCCGAGGCGCTCTTGCAGTGGTCGCCGGCCAGGACGCCCAGGCCGCCGGAGTAGATGGGCAGGGACTCGTGGTAGGCGTACTCCATGGAGAAGTACGCGACGGGTTTCATGTCCGGGGCGTTCTTGGCGGCCCAGGTGTCTTTCTTGCCCATGTAGGCGTCGAAGTCGGCCATGACCTGCGCGTAGCGGGCGAGGTAGGCGGGATCGGCGGCCACCTGTTGCAGGCGGGCCTGGGGGACTTCCAGCAGGGTGCGGACCGGGTTGTGCTGGAAGCGCTCCCAAATGGTGGAATCCAGTTCCTGGTACAGCGCCTGTGCGCGGGGGGTCCACGACCAGTACAGGTTGTACGCGAGTTCAGACAGCCTTGCGATGCCGGGCGGCAGCTGGGGCAGCACGGTGACTTTGCCAATGACGTTCATACCAGATGAGCTTACACTAAGCCCATCTTTACCGTCTAAACTCCGCCGCCGCGTGCAGCACGCCGCGTGAGGGCTGTTGTCCAGACAGGCACGCCGCGTGGCAGCATGACCGCATGCGCCCCACCGATTCCTCACCGGCCCCCGACCCGCAGGCCGCCCTGATGGCCGAAGGAGACCGCCTCGCCCGCCACCTGGCACAGACGCTGGGGGCCACCCTGCCCGACCAGCCGCGCCTGACACTGCTGGGCCGCAGCCTCGCCCTGAACCTCGTGAACGCCTTCGTGCCCACCCTGGAACACGTCACGCGGCGCGCCGGCAGTCCACTGCACGCCGCGCTGACCGTGGACGACCGGGGCCGGCCCCTGCTGCAGACCGCCACCCCGGACGGCGAGGCCGGCCCGGCCCTCAGCGCCGACGACCTGCTGCGCGACCTGCTGTTCGTGCGCGGCCACCTGCACCCCACCGTGCGCGACCACCTGCAGGCCGGCCTGGGCGGCAGCGAACACCAGGCCACCCGCGCCCTGGTCGCCTGCCTGAACAGCCGCCCCGTGCTGGACGCCATGACCCGCGCCGTTCAGGCGCTGATGCCCCGTTCCTGAACCGACCGCCGGCCGCTCCGGACGGCCGGTGGCGCGGCCCCGCAGAGGAGCAGAACGGGCCTCGGGCGTGGCGTTGGCAACCCGGTGGTGTTGCGGGTCGTCAACGAAACAGACGGAATCCGTTTCACACGGACTCCGATTGAACGGGCTGCAAAGCCCGCTGGGTCCGGGCGGATGCGACTCGGAGAGCTGCCCCGCAGAGCAGGAGAGAAACGCCCCTCCGGACGTGGAGTTGACAGATCGGTGGTGTTCCTACCGGTGAACGAAACAGACGGAATCCGTTTCAGCCGC
Protein-coding sequences here:
- the glgP gene encoding alpha-glucan family phosphorylase, translating into MNVIGKVTVLPQLPPGIARLSELAYNLYWSWTPRAQALYQELDSTIWERFQHNPVRTLLEVPQARLQQVAADPAYLARYAQVMADFDAYMGKKDTWAAKNAPDMKPVAYFSMEYAYHESLPIYSGGLGVLAGDHCKSASDLGIPFTAVGLLFHQGYFTQLFDREGWQNETYDELDLTTLPITPALTHSGEETRVSVVIGNRTVHSRVWNLNVGRIRVLLLDTNVPENSEEDRKLTARLYGGNQELRVQQYVLLGVAGIRALRLLNIPGDVYHMNEGHAALLGLERTREYVAQGLDFRTAVETVASSTLFTTHTPVPAGNDAFAYDLMDRYIGAWPAQLATSRDELYRLAEHEQMWDGHLVPTFSMTVFALNMSRAANGVSELHGEVSRDMWKFLYPGAQTEEVPIGHVTNGAHNLTFTSQAMRDLLSTVLPADWTERLEDEQMWQAVEKLTDQQLQDVQRDMKRDMITFVRGRMREQKLRNGASAADVAATDTLLDENTLTIGFARRFATYKRATLLFRDRERLSRIVNHPERPVQFVFAGKAHPADNPGKAFIQEIYKLSQEPEFRGRIVILENYDMHVARHLVQGVDIWLNNPRRPLEASGTSGMKASFNGSPNLSILDGWWREGYDGTNGWPIGEEREYADLNVQDDADAFSMYQTIETEIAPRYYGQREGAESWAHTVRRAIETCSPRFSMQRQVIDYVQKYYRPIAERGAALAARHSERAREIASWKGWVRQQWPYTALNAQASLPATSQPGQTVPVTATVNPAGINLNELRVEAVLNRAGQLTRVPLTSRGDGTFSADVPLNESGLYSVGVRMFPAVEGLSNDLEAGLIKWA
- a CDS encoding EamA family transporter; this translates as MPGMTAARSAARPRPDLPPIPALLLAMLSIQGGAAFAKTLFPTLGAAGTTTVRVTLAAALLTLVLRPALRQLRRAEWAAIVPYGAALGLMNLAFYEALRTLPLGLAVTLEFIGPLTLSLLLSRRALDVAWVVLAGVGIALISPLGHQLTGGAAEAVSPVGIGLALLAGAFWALYILAGGAVGRRVPGTTGVVAGMIVAAIVTLPFGVAEAGPKLLAPGSLLLGLGVAVLSSALPYTLEMRALRAIPARVFGVMMSVEPAIAALSGLLFLGERLGAAQWIAMLCVIAASAGINLTGKPTAHTEPEPVN
- a CDS encoding carboxymuconolactone decarboxylase family protein; the encoded protein is MNDHTDAPGTGPQDSELLTRGKQKRAQLMGQDFVDRAFAGDPDAFGADFQRFLTEYAWGAVWGRGGLTDRERHMVTLGILAALGRDRELEGHLRATPNSGVSERDLSDVLHQVAIYAGVPAGLNGFNIAGRVLAERKAAPQVQTPDKGTPEGPARD
- a CDS encoding ABC transporter ATP-binding protein, producing the protein MTVPQADVLRAVQHNSPNALELRGITKRFPLVLANDDISMQVRWGSVHALCGENGAGKSTLMKIVYGIQPPTSGQIVVDGETVDLTDPSEAIKRGIGMVFQHFMLVETLTVTENVILGMEPTSGGAINYAAARKRVAELIKQFNFDLNPDAIVGELPVGLQQKVEILKTLYRGARILILDEPTAVLTPSETDELFDFLKHQYAASGNAVIFISHKLHEVLHISDTISVIRDGRMIGTIPTQGATTELLARMMVGRDVTLKVNKAPAQPGAVALDVQNVTVKGEHGNAVDGVSFQVRAGEIVGIAGVEGNGQSELVEAITGLQAYQGQITYLGKVARGVREVEASGLSHVPEDRNERGLVLEMTTAENFILGEQDRAPFAGPLGFLNREVIEQNARDLSEKYDVRPRSTSLPAGRYSGGNAQKIIVAREMRKGPRILVASQPTRGVDIGAIEFIHARIVEARDQGLAVLLVSADLGEVMNLADRILVMYEGKVVGEVDAAHATDTQLGLLMTGSGEAMNTQVSWQE